The genomic DNA GCCCTGGTTGCCTTGGCCTCGGCGGTGCTACATGGCGAGATCGACCTGCGCGCCGCCGTCGACGCGCAGGCGGCCGTCGCGGCGCTCACGCGCCTGCCAGGCATCGGCGATTGGACGGCCAGCTACATTGCGATGCGGGCGCTACACTGGCCCGACGCCTTTCCGCATGGCGATCTGGTGCTGTGCAAGGCGGCGGGTGGCGTCACGGCGCGCGAGTTGTTGCGAATGGCCGACACATGGCGACCGTGGCGCGGTTACGCGGCGCTACGTCTTTGGAACTTGATGTCGATGGCGCCCCCAGGAGGAACCCCATGAACCGGCCCGAGTCAACACTGGTGATCGACAGCCCGATTGGCGGCTTGGCGATTTCGTCAAACGGCGCCGCGCTGACGCGCATCGACTTTGTGAGGCCGCCGCGGTCAGCCGTCGCCGATCAGGGAGACGACTTGCTGCGTGAGGCAGCGCGACAATTGCGCGCTTACTTCGCTGGCGAGCTAGCCGAGTTCGATCTGCCGCTCGATCCGACGGGCACCGAATTTCAACGACGCGTCTGGAAAGCGCTCTGCGCGATACCCTGGGGTCAAACCGTGAGTTATACGGAGGTGGCTCGCCGCGTGGGGCAGCCCACGGCAACGCGCGCGGTGGGGGCCGCCAACGGGCGGAATCCCATCGCCATCGTCATCCCCTGCCATCGCGTGATTGGCGCCAACGGCTCGCTGACAGGCTATGGCGGCGGTCTGCCGATCAAGCGTTGGCTGTTGGCGCACGAAGGCAGCGGCGAAGACTCGCGGCCCGAGCGAAATACCGTGGTCACGGAGCCGTGAACACTACGGCGCCTTCCTTGACGGTCGTTAGCACGCGCACCGATCGCAAATGCATCGGCTCGACGGCAAGCGGGTTGTCGGACAGGATGACCAGATCGGCCAGCTTACCCACTTCCAGCGAGCCCTTGGATTGCTCCTCACCGTATTGGTAGGCGGCGTGAATTGTGAGCGCCCGGAGTGCTTCGGCGGTGGTGATCCGTTCTTGAATGCCGATCACCTCACCCGAACGCGACACGCGATTCACGGCGGTCCACATGGTGAATAGCGGGTCGAGCGGCGTGACGGTGTAATCGGTGTGGTTTGTGCCGCGCAGACCAAGCCGCTCGGCGGTGCGCATGGGGCTCAAGAAGTATGCGCGGTCACGGCCGAGGTTCTGCACATGCACGTCTCCCCAAAAAAAGGCGTGATTGGTAAAGAACGACGGCTGCACGCCGAGGCGAACGAATTGTTCGAGTTGATCGGGACGCGCAAACTGCGAATGGATCATCACCGGTCGGCGGTCGCTTTTGCCGTCGCCCGCAGCCTTGCGGTGCGCGGCCAGCGCCATGTCGATGGCGGCGTCGCCATTGGCATGAGTGAAAACGCGCACGTCGTGTCGATAACACAAGGCGTACATCTCATCGATCGCGGCCTGCGTCATGTTCGGTTCGCCGCGCCAGGGACGTTGCCCCACCGGCCCTGCCGTGGCGAGCGGCTGGCTCCAATACGCCGTCTTGCCTTGCGGCGAGCCATCGGCAATGCACTTCACCGCGCCCAGCTTGAGGCGGTTGTGGTAGACGCCAAAATCGTTGCCCGGCTGTCCGACGATGCGCGCTGCGTCGGTGAAGAAGGGGATCGCCACCAAGTCGAGATAGAACAGCTTTTGCTCTGCCGCTTGGCGTAGCAAATTCAGATCGCCAAACTGCGTGGCCCCTTCCTGAATGGTGGTGTAACCGGCGCGGGCGTATTGTTCCTGGGCGGGCTTCATTGCCGCCAGCAGCGCCTCGGTCGATGGCTTGGGTAGCGCCGCGAAGATCGGCAGAAACGCATTCTCCATGAGCAAGCCGGCGGGCTCCTCGGAGCCGGGCTTGCGCATAATCACGCCGCCAGCGGGCGTCTTGGTCCCCGCGTCGACCCCCACCTTTTTGAAGCCAGCCGAATTGAGCACGCAGCCGTGATTAGAAACGTGAATCAGCATCACCGGATGGTCCGGAAAGGCGGGGTCGAGATCATCACGCGTGATATCGCGACGTTCCTTGAGCGTGCTCGCGTCATACCCATAGCCGATGATCCAGTCGCCGGGCGCCGGGTTATCGCGCTCTTGCACGCGCTTTAGCTCGGCTACGACATCGTAAATGCTCGTCACTTGCCCCACCGGCGGCGCCGAGACATTGGCCCAACCGACAACCTGCAGCGCATTGAGGAAATGGCTATGCGGATCGATGAAGCCCGGCACAAGCGCGTGGCCGGCGAGGTCGACCATTTCGGTGCTGGAGGACTTGTGGCGAAAGACTTCCGCCTTGCCGCCGACGGCGAGAATTTTGCCGCTGGCAATGGCCAGCGCCGCGGCAGTTGGCGAGCGATCGTTGACGGTGAGTATCGTTCCGCCGTAATAGATGCGATCGGCCGTTTCTACGCCCCAGGCCCGCGCGCCAGCCAACGCGCCGCCGAACAGCGTGCAGCCGAACAAGATCAGCGATACACGTACAGGAACATGTCTCGTTCTTGCGAGGCCCATCGTACACCAGAATCCTTTCTTGCACTGCGCGCCCGTGCGCGACGGGCGCTTAGCGCTTGGGGCCGGGCAGCGGGGCGTCAGTCGGGCCGAAGCCTTGCGTGTGGATCTCGCGCGCGATCGCTTGGCCGAGCGTGCTGTGATGTCGGCCGTAGAACATATAGATGGCCAATCCGGCGGCGAGCCACACCGCCAAGCGCAGCCAGGTTTCCCACGGCTGAAAGAGCATCATGATAAAGTTCACCAAAATGCCCAGCGGCGCCACGATGTAGATGGCCGGGCAGCGGAACGGCCGGTTGACGTCGGGTCGCTGCACGCGGAGCATCAGCACCGATCCGCAAACGATGACGAACGCCATGAGCGTGCCGATGTTGACCATCTGTTCGAGGATGTGAATAGGCGTGAACGCCGTCGCCAGGCAGATGACTCCGCCCGTGAGCATGGTGGCCAGATGCGGGGTGCGGTACTTGGGATGCACATCCTTGAAAATGGGGGGCAACAGGCCATCGCGCGCGATCGCCAAAAAGACGCGCACCTGACTGAGAAACGTGACCAACAGCACGCTTGTCATGCCCGCCAATCCACCAGCGGCGACTAGTCCATTCGACCAGCGCAACAGCGGACTGGGATCGGTTTGGGCTTTCTGCCGAAAGGCCGCGGCCACCGCGGCGTCTTGATGAATTTCTGGATATGGCACCATGCCGGTGATGACCGCCGCCACGCCAATATAGAGCAGCGTGCAGATCACCAGCGAGGCGAGGATGCCAAACGGCACGTCGCGCTGCGGATTGATCGCCTCTTCCGCGTGCGTCGAAATGGAATCGAAGCCGATATACGCGAAAAACACCATGGCGGCGCCCGCCATGATGCCCGAGAAGCCATACGGCGCGAACGGACTTTGCACCGCCTTATCAATGGGCGTCAGCCATTCGTTGATGCCGAGCAGTCCCAAAATCCCCCACTTGGCGGCTGGGTCGGCGCCTGGCTTGTCGATGCGGGCAGTGACCGGTATCTCGGTCCAGTTCGAGGGGTTCACATATGACCAGCCGACGATGATCACAAAAATCACCACCGCCAGTTTTACAACCACCAGCACAGCGTTGGTCCGCGCGCTCTCGCGAATGCCGAGCACCAAGATCCAGGTGATGATGCCCATGATGATGGCGGCGGGCAGGTTGACAATGCCGTGCGTCTCGGCGCCGTGAATCTTGGAGAAGGGATCGGTGATGAAGCGCGGGTCGATGATCGGCGCGCCCAGCGCATGGAGCAACTCGTTGAGATACTTGGGCCAGGCCGCGGCCACCGTGGCGCAGGCCATGGAGTATTCGAGGATGAGGTCCCAGCCGATGATCCAGGCAAAGACCTCGCCGAGCGTGGTGTACGAATAGGTGTAGGCGCTGCCGGCCACCGGCGCCATAGCGGCGAACTCGGCATAACACAGCGCGGCCAGCGCGCAGCCTACGGCCGCCACCGTGTAAGAAATCAAAATGGCCGGGCCCGCGTCGACTGCCGCCACCCGGCCGGTCATGACAAAGATGCCGGCGCCGATGATCGAACCGATCCCCAGCGCCGTGAGCGAGACCGGTCCCAGCACGCGGTGCAACCGGTGCTCCCCCGCCATCTCGTCCAGCAGAATCTCCAGCGACTTCTTGCGAAACAGTTGGTTCAGGCTCATCTGTCGCGCCTTGTAGTCTGGACGATTCTGCCGGACGGTGACCGATCGCGAGTGGCGACTAGCTCGCCATCTCGGGGGTTTCGCGCTTGCTCTGCCACACGGCCCAGATCAGGCCGAGCGCACATACGCCAACCACCACCCAAAACATCGTGGGATTTGTTTCAGCGTTGCCGACGCTCACTCGATTTCGATTGAGCAGTCCCACCATGTCCTTATCGAATGGCAAGATCAACGGGATGATGAGCAGGCTGACCATGTTCATCACCTTGATCAGCGGGTTGATCGCCGGGCCGGCGGTGTCCTTGAGCGGATCGCCGACCGTGTCGCCGGTGATGCTGGCCTTGTGCTTCTCGCTGCCTTTGCCGGTGTTGGCGTCCATGTTCTTGGGTTCGTCTTCCACCAACTTCTTGGCGTTGTCCCAGGCGCCGCCGGCGTTGGCCATAAACACGGCCAAGAGTTGACCCGAGACGATCATGCCCGCCAGGAATCCGGCCAAAGCGATCGTGCCCAGCGTAAAGCCGACCAGGATCGGCGTGAGAATCGCCAACAGGCCCGGGCCGATCAACTCCTTCTGCGCCGAGGTGGTGCAGATATCGACCACGCGCCCGTAGTCGGGCTTCTTGGTCCCTTCCCAGATCGCCTTATCGCGGAACTGAATACGGCATTCCTTGACGATCAGGTAGGCCGCGCGACCGACGGCGCGAATGGTCATCGAGCTGAAGAGGAACGGCACGGCGCCGCCGAGCAACATGCCGATGAACAACTTGGGATCAGAGATGGTGAGGGTCGAGGCGACCGCTTCATAGACCTCTTGGCCGATAAGCTCGCTCTCCCCCTTGCCGCCAGAGCCGATGGTCACCACGTAGCTGTTGAACAGCGACACGGCCGCGATCACGGCCGAGCCGATGGCAATACCCTTGGTGATGGCCTTGGTGGTGTTGCCCACCGCGTCGAGGTCG from Pirellulales bacterium includes the following:
- a CDS encoding methylated-DNA--[protein]-cysteine S-methyltransferase; translation: MNRPESTLVIDSPIGGLAISSNGAALTRIDFVRPPRSAVADQGDDLLREAARQLRAYFAGELAEFDLPLDPTGTEFQRRVWKALCAIPWGQTVSYTEVARRVGQPTATRAVGAANGRNPIAIVIPCHRVIGANGSLTGYGGGLPIKRWLLAHEGSGEDSRPERNTVVTEP
- a CDS encoding amidohydrolase: MGLARTRHVPVRVSLILFGCTLFGGALAGARAWGVETADRIYYGGTILTVNDRSPTAAALAIASGKILAVGGKAEVFRHKSSSTEMVDLAGHALVPGFIDPHSHFLNALQVVGWANVSAPPVGQVTSIYDVVAELKRVQERDNPAPGDWIIGYGYDASTLKERRDITRDDLDPAFPDHPVMLIHVSNHGCVLNSAGFKKVGVDAGTKTPAGGVIMRKPGSEEPAGLLMENAFLPIFAALPKPSTEALLAAMKPAQEQYARAGYTTIQEGATQFGDLNLLRQAAEQKLFYLDLVAIPFFTDAARIVGQPGNDFGVYHNRLKLGAVKCIADGSPQGKTAYWSQPLATAGPVGQRPWRGEPNMTQAAIDEMYALCYRHDVRVFTHANGDAAIDMALAAHRKAAGDGKSDRRPVMIHSQFARPDQLEQFVRLGVQPSFFTNHAFFWGDVHVQNLGRDRAYFLSPMRTAERLGLRGTNHTDYTVTPLDPLFTMWTAVNRVSRSGEVIGIQERITTAEALRALTIHAAYQYGEEQSKGSLEVGKLADLVILSDNPLAVEPMHLRSVRVLTTVKEGAVVFTAP
- a CDS encoding amino acid permease, producing MSLNQLFRKKSLEILLDEMAGEHRLHRVLGPVSLTALGIGSIIGAGIFVMTGRVAAVDAGPAILISYTVAAVGCALAALCYAEFAAMAPVAGSAYTYSYTTLGEVFAWIIGWDLILEYSMACATVAAAWPKYLNELLHALGAPIIDPRFITDPFSKIHGAETHGIVNLPAAIIMGIITWILVLGIRESARTNAVLVVVKLAVVIFVIIVGWSYVNPSNWTEIPVTARIDKPGADPAAKWGILGLLGINEWLTPIDKAVQSPFAPYGFSGIMAGAAMVFFAYIGFDSISTHAEEAINPQRDVPFGILASLVICTLLYIGVAAVITGMVPYPEIHQDAAVAAAFRQKAQTDPSPLLRWSNGLVAAGGLAGMTSVLLVTFLSQVRVFLAIARDGLLPPIFKDVHPKYRTPHLATMLTGGVICLATAFTPIHILEQMVNIGTLMAFVIVCGSVLMLRVQRPDVNRPFRCPAIYIVAPLGILVNFIMMLFQPWETWLRLAVWLAAGLAIYMFYGRHHSTLGQAIAREIHTQGFGPTDAPLPGPKR